The following proteins are co-located in the Gossypium hirsutum isolate 1008001.06 chromosome A02, Gossypium_hirsutum_v2.1, whole genome shotgun sequence genome:
- the LOC107962868 gene encoding probable serine/threonine-protein kinase PIX13 isoform X2 yields MGNCFGTQVDHHSHPPTPDTKKLKDSSKQHGVVPPTGNKESGGGEGNETSSGRSKEGEGGGVPASGKIVSTTLKIFTLAELKAATRNFRPDTVLGEGGFGRVFKGWVDDKTYAPSKVGVGIAVAVKKSNPDSSQGLQEWQAEVKFLGKFCHPNLVKLLGYCWEENQFLLVYEYMQKGSLENHLFRLGGAEPLTWETRLKIAIGAAQGLAFLHTSEKSVIYRDFKASNILLDGAYNAKLSDFGLAKLGPINGNSHVTTRVMGTYGYAAPEYVATGHLYVKSDVYGFGVVLLEMLTGLRALDTNRPSGEHNLVEWAKHSLTEKRKLKKIMDPRLEEQYPIKAALQAGELILKCLEADPRNRPSMEEVLETLQKINAIDEQPKESKATKSKLKVNNHRSPVHSKQGGTGSRKTNNHRHSTARSHR; encoded by the exons ATGGGGAACTGCTTTGGTACTCAAGTTGATCATCATAGCCACCCACCCACCCCAG ATACGAAGAAGCTAAAGGACAGCAGCAAACAACATGGAGTGGTGCCACCTACAGGAAACAAAGAAAGCGGTGGCGGTGAAGGGAACGAGACAAGCAGTGGAAGAAGCAAGGAGGGCGAAGGAGGAGGAGTGCCAGCCAGTGGAAAGATTGTGAGCACCACCTTGAAAATATTCACTTTGGCAGAACTTAAGGCAGCCACCAGAAATTTCAGACCTGATACGGTGCTGGGTGAGGGAGGTTTCGGTAGAGTGTTCAAAGGTTGGGTTGATGATAAAACCTATGCTCCTTCTAAAGTCGGAGTTGGCATCGCTGTTGCCGTCAAGAAATCTAATCCCGATAGCTCTCAAGGCTTGCAAGAATGGCAG GCGGAGGTTAAATTCTTGGGCAAGTTCTGCCATCCAAATCTGGTAAAGCTGTTGGGATACTGTTGGGAGGAAAATCAGTTCCTCCTTGTCTACGAATACATGCAAAAGGGAAGCTTGGAAAACCACCTCTTTAGAT TAGGCGGAGCAGAGCCTCTTACATGGGAAACGCGGCTTAAAATAGCCATTGGGGCCGCCCAAGGCTTGGCTTTTTTGCATACATCAGAGAAGAGTGTAATCTACAGGGACTTTAAAGCCTCCAATATTTTGCTAGATGgg GCCTACAATGCGAAACTTTCAGACTTCGGGTTGGCAAAATTGGGTCCTATAAATGGCAATTCGCATGTCACCACACGTGTTATGGGCACTTATGGTTATGCTGCTCCTGAATATGTTGCCACAG GCCATTTGTATGTTAAAAGTGATGTATATGGGTTTGGAGTTGTGCTGTTGGAGATGTTAACAGGCCTAAGGGCCCTGGATACAAATCGTCCCAGTGGTGAGCACAATTTGGTGGAATGGGCCAAACATTCACTGACTGAGAAGAGAAAGCTCAAGAAAATAATGGACCCAAGGCTAGAAGAACAATACCCAATCAAAGCTGCATTGCAAGCCGGTGAGCTTATTTTAAAGTGTCTGGAAGCTGATCCTAGAAACCGTCCATCCATGGAAGAGGTGTTAGAGACGTTACAAAAGATAAATGCAATCGATGAACAACCTAAAGAGAGTAAAGCTACCAAATCTAAGCTAAAGGTTAACAATCATCGGTCTCCAGTGCATTCTAAGCAAGGTGGTACCGGCAGTCGGAAGACAAATAATCATCGCCACTCTACAGCTAGGTCGCATAGATAA
- the LOC107962868 gene encoding probable serine/threonine-protein kinase PIX13 isoform X1: MGNCFGTQVDHHSHPPTPEDTKKLKDSSKQHGVVPPTGNKESGGGEGNETSSGRSKEGEGGGVPASGKIVSTTLKIFTLAELKAATRNFRPDTVLGEGGFGRVFKGWVDDKTYAPSKVGVGIAVAVKKSNPDSSQGLQEWQAEVKFLGKFCHPNLVKLLGYCWEENQFLLVYEYMQKGSLENHLFRLGGAEPLTWETRLKIAIGAAQGLAFLHTSEKSVIYRDFKASNILLDGAYNAKLSDFGLAKLGPINGNSHVTTRVMGTYGYAAPEYVATGHLYVKSDVYGFGVVLLEMLTGLRALDTNRPSGEHNLVEWAKHSLTEKRKLKKIMDPRLEEQYPIKAALQAGELILKCLEADPRNRPSMEEVLETLQKINAIDEQPKESKATKSKLKVNNHRSPVHSKQGGTGSRKTNNHRHSTARSHR; this comes from the exons ATGGGGAACTGCTTTGGTACTCAAGTTGATCATCATAGCCACCCACCCACCCCAG AAGATACGAAGAAGCTAAAGGACAGCAGCAAACAACATGGAGTGGTGCCACCTACAGGAAACAAAGAAAGCGGTGGCGGTGAAGGGAACGAGACAAGCAGTGGAAGAAGCAAGGAGGGCGAAGGAGGAGGAGTGCCAGCCAGTGGAAAGATTGTGAGCACCACCTTGAAAATATTCACTTTGGCAGAACTTAAGGCAGCCACCAGAAATTTCAGACCTGATACGGTGCTGGGTGAGGGAGGTTTCGGTAGAGTGTTCAAAGGTTGGGTTGATGATAAAACCTATGCTCCTTCTAAAGTCGGAGTTGGCATCGCTGTTGCCGTCAAGAAATCTAATCCCGATAGCTCTCAAGGCTTGCAAGAATGGCAG GCGGAGGTTAAATTCTTGGGCAAGTTCTGCCATCCAAATCTGGTAAAGCTGTTGGGATACTGTTGGGAGGAAAATCAGTTCCTCCTTGTCTACGAATACATGCAAAAGGGAAGCTTGGAAAACCACCTCTTTAGAT TAGGCGGAGCAGAGCCTCTTACATGGGAAACGCGGCTTAAAATAGCCATTGGGGCCGCCCAAGGCTTGGCTTTTTTGCATACATCAGAGAAGAGTGTAATCTACAGGGACTTTAAAGCCTCCAATATTTTGCTAGATGgg GCCTACAATGCGAAACTTTCAGACTTCGGGTTGGCAAAATTGGGTCCTATAAATGGCAATTCGCATGTCACCACACGTGTTATGGGCACTTATGGTTATGCTGCTCCTGAATATGTTGCCACAG GCCATTTGTATGTTAAAAGTGATGTATATGGGTTTGGAGTTGTGCTGTTGGAGATGTTAACAGGCCTAAGGGCCCTGGATACAAATCGTCCCAGTGGTGAGCACAATTTGGTGGAATGGGCCAAACATTCACTGACTGAGAAGAGAAAGCTCAAGAAAATAATGGACCCAAGGCTAGAAGAACAATACCCAATCAAAGCTGCATTGCAAGCCGGTGAGCTTATTTTAAAGTGTCTGGAAGCTGATCCTAGAAACCGTCCATCCATGGAAGAGGTGTTAGAGACGTTACAAAAGATAAATGCAATCGATGAACAACCTAAAGAGAGTAAAGCTACCAAATCTAAGCTAAAGGTTAACAATCATCGGTCTCCAGTGCATTCTAAGCAAGGTGGTACCGGCAGTCGGAAGACAAATAATCATCGCCACTCTACAGCTAGGTCGCATAGATAA